Genomic window (Sebastes umbrosus isolate fSebUmb1 chromosome 21, fSebUmb1.pri, whole genome shotgun sequence):
AGATGTTTTATGAAAAGTAACTTTTTGTCAAATCCAGGTGATGAGTGTCATTTCAGTTCAGTCTGTGAAAATGGTGACAGCCATCGTGTTACTGAGCGtcttcttagtttcaggtgagcTGTTTGTTCAGTCACTTTTATGTGGAGacgttatttttttcaaactgttcatgctctgtctgcagTGAAATGTTTCATACTGACATTGTTAAAAAGACCaaacatgctgctgctgaattACAGTTTGTGCATCATGAACTTTCTCTTCATGCAGATTTTGCTTCACAATTTGTTCATCACGAGTCTGTTTCACAGGTGCTTTGGCTGATTGTCCTGAGGAGTCAGCCCTATTCATTACTGCACCAAAGCAGATGGAAGCACTGATTGGATCCTGTCTGCAAATCCCATGTAACTTTAGTCGTAACATAACCGCTAAAGAGACATTTGACGGTACAAGACCAACCTTCGGAATGTGGATTAAAAGTAGCAAAGATTTTGCCAAAAATCCAAATAATGTCATTTTCAACAGTAGCGGGATGGATAATATCTATCCAATGAATCTTACTGGAGACCTGAGTCAGAAAAACTGCACCACTTTATTTTCCAGTTTAATCACAAGTTACACAGACGAGTACTTCTTCAGAATTGAGAACGGACCATTCAGGGCAACAGCTTCTTGTAATCCTCTTCAAATAACCGTCATAGGTAAGAGAgctttgttttttatcagtCAGTCTAAAACgttaatgtttaaaataaaaagtgaaagttgcAACTTTTAATTTTGGAGGTTTTTCACTTTGCCATGAATTTAAATTCTGATTAAACACTGATTCTGTTGTTACAGTTTGACATTAAAATGGACAGATTCGGGGATATTAAAAAGCAAACCTTAGACACTTTATGCATTTTCAATACAAGATTGTCACCTTCTGTGTCAGCTTtggtttttaaaaagtgtttttatcTATCATgatctattttttattgtacaatctGTGTTTGATTTGAAACCCCAGATTCTCCTCCGAGGCCCAGCATTGAGATCTCAGGTGATCTGAAGGAGAATCAGTCGGTCACTATAACCTGCTCAGCTTTCACTCCCTGTCCACACTTCCCTCCTGAACTCACCTGGACTCTCCAACAAAACCCTCACAACAAAATAGAGGAAAACACAGATGGAACCTTCACAACTAAAATCCAGAAGACCTTCACTCTGTCAGACGAACATGATGGATTCATCATCACCTGTTCAGCCAGATATCCtgtaaatgaaggaaaagacaacaagacagcagaggagagaacg
Coding sequences:
- the LOC119480854 gene encoding B-cell receptor CD22-like, which encodes MSVISVQSVKMVTAIVLLSVFLVSGALADCPEESALFITAPKQMEALIGSCLQIPCNFSRNITAKETFDGTRPTFGMWIKSSKDFAKNPNNVIFNSSGMDNIYPMNLTGDLSQKNCTTLFSSLITSYTDEYFFRIENGPFRATASCNPLQITVIDSPPRPSIEISGDLKENQSVTITCSAFTPCPHFPPELTWTLQQNPHNKIEENTDGTFTTKIQKTFTLSDEHDGFIITCSARYPVNEGKDNKTAEERTTLSVSYAPKDTSVSISPSGLVSAGSLVNLTCSSRANPPVNFTWFKTSKDGPVSVSEGDFYSFKVTSVTDIEGYYCVATNDLGSQTSSRINNAESSVSSLQWGSALGGILVIILICLAICVWWFKSKRPQTQSQRGDELTLQMPTSKTEQDIHYGEIDFSKRRPEPSSASEQDSGQQQDTLYAQVNVSQTASSLRKAADVPEDLYAQVKKK